The Streptomyces sp. P9-A4 genome contains a region encoding:
- a CDS encoding DUF2637 domain-containing protein, producing MAAMQLTRTHRILIGLVIAGALIIAGIGFAGSYAAVRELALQKGFGTFSYFFPIGIDAGICVLLALDLLLTWLRIPFPLLRQTAWVLTAATIAFNGAAAWPDPLGVGMHAVIPVLFVVAVEAARHAVGRIADITADKHMEGVRLTRWLLSPVPTFRLWRRMKLWELRSYEQVIKLEQERLIYQARLQARFGRSWRRKAPVEALMPLRLARYGVPLAETAAAGLAAAGIEPALLPPQPQAPAQLPQQPQPHLQPQLQHAAQAPLPQQLPHPGLPQGDVPAAPVNHESPWFDTQQLSPETYEGTYNPRIVEGLEPMPVPVPQGPEDVPPSGPEEFVEYPEYVEQVEPQEQQEPPADDFREVVHKLTWAYAVEHNRFPEDPELERQVAEYYGVQRLRDPELLHRLIPEIQQEIQRDMTEYDTP from the coding sequence GTGGCCGCGATGCAGCTGACACGCACACACCGAATACTCATCGGCCTCGTCATCGCCGGTGCGCTGATCATCGCGGGGATCGGTTTCGCGGGTTCGTACGCCGCCGTGCGGGAGCTCGCGCTGCAGAAGGGCTTCGGCACCTTCTCGTACTTCTTCCCGATCGGCATCGACGCGGGTATCTGTGTGCTGCTCGCCCTCGATCTGCTCCTGACCTGGCTCCGCATCCCGTTCCCGCTGCTCCGCCAGACCGCGTGGGTGCTGACGGCGGCGACGATCGCGTTCAACGGCGCGGCCGCCTGGCCGGACCCGCTGGGCGTCGGCATGCACGCGGTGATCCCGGTCCTGTTCGTGGTGGCCGTCGAGGCCGCGCGGCACGCGGTGGGCCGGATCGCGGACATCACGGCGGACAAGCACATGGAGGGCGTCCGGCTGACCCGCTGGCTGCTCTCCCCTGTGCCGACGTTCCGGCTGTGGCGCCGGATGAAGCTGTGGGAGCTGCGCTCGTACGAGCAGGTCATCAAGCTGGAGCAGGAGCGGCTGATCTACCAGGCGCGGCTGCAGGCCCGTTTCGGCCGCAGCTGGCGGCGCAAGGCGCCGGTGGAGGCGCTGATGCCGCTGCGGCTCGCGCGGTACGGGGTGCCGCTGGCGGAGACGGCCGCGGCGGGCCTGGCCGCGGCCGGCATCGAACCGGCCCTGCTGCCCCCGCAGCCGCAGGCACCGGCGCAGCTGCCCCAGCAGCCCCAGCCGCACCTCCAGCCCCAGTTGCAGCATGCAGCGCAGGCACCGCTGCCGCAGCAGCTTCCGCACCCTGGCCTTCCGCAGGGGGATGTGCCGGCAGCGCCCGTGAACCACGAGAGCCCGTGGTTCGACACGCAGCAGCTGTCCCCGGAGACGTACGAGGGCACGTACAACCCGCGGATCGTCGAGGGTCTGGAGCCCATGCCGGTCCCGGTCCCGCAGGGACCGGAGGATGTGCCTCCGTCGGGTCCCGAGGAGTTCGTCGAGTACCCCGAGTACGTGGAGCAGGTGGAGCCGCAGGAGCAGCAGGAGCCGCCGGCCGACGACTTCCGTGAGGTCGTCCACAAGCTCACCTGGGCGTACGCCGTGGAGCACAACCGCTTCCCGGAGGACCCGGAGCTCGAGCGCCAGGTGGCCGAGTACTACGGCGTCCAGCGGCTCCGCGATCCCGAGCTGCTGCACCGGCTGATTCCTGAGATCCAGCAGGAGATCCAGCGGGACATGACCGAGTACGACACTCCCTGA